Proteins from a single region of Sphingomonas sp.:
- a CDS encoding NAD(P)H-quinone oxidoreductase, producing the protein MTFPDMMRAIDPEAPGGPEVMALVERPVPKPGPGEVLIKVAAAGVNRPEVMQRKGMYPPPPGAPTIFGLELSGTIVALGEGVNAEMLGQPVCALVSGGAQAEYAVAPIGTCLPVPEALTMVEAAAMPETLFTVWTNVFERAYASEGDTILIHGGTSGIGTMAIALCKLFGVETIVTAGSDDKCAAARELGADHAINYKTEDFVARVKQITGGKGVDIVLDMVGGDYVPRNMQCLADEGRHVSIAVQGGLQATIPIFEIMRRRLTLTGSTLRPRPVEFKALVADELHRTVWPLVAAGQLKPVIDTIFPLAEAAEAHRRMEAGDHVGKIVLVVGE; encoded by the coding sequence ATGACCTTCCCGGATATGATGCGCGCGATCGATCCCGAAGCTCCGGGCGGACCCGAGGTGATGGCGCTTGTCGAGCGCCCGGTGCCGAAGCCGGGGCCGGGCGAGGTGCTGATCAAGGTCGCCGCCGCCGGGGTGAACCGCCCGGAAGTCATGCAGCGCAAGGGAATGTACCCGCCGCCGCCCGGCGCGCCGACCATTTTCGGGCTGGAACTGTCGGGCACCATCGTCGCGCTGGGTGAGGGCGTGAATGCCGAGATGCTAGGCCAGCCGGTATGCGCCCTGGTCAGCGGCGGCGCCCAGGCCGAATATGCCGTCGCCCCGATCGGCACCTGCCTGCCCGTGCCCGAGGCGCTGACCATGGTCGAGGCCGCGGCGATGCCCGAAACGCTGTTCACCGTGTGGACCAACGTCTTCGAGCGCGCCTACGCCAGCGAGGGCGACACGATCCTCATCCATGGCGGCACCTCGGGGATCGGCACGATGGCGATCGCGCTCTGCAAGCTGTTCGGTGTCGAGACCATCGTCACCGCCGGCTCCGACGACAAATGCGCCGCCGCCCGCGAACTCGGTGCGGACCATGCGATCAACTACAAGACCGAGGATTTCGTCGCGCGGGTGAAGCAAATCACCGGCGGCAAGGGTGTCGATATCGTCCTCGACATGGTCGGCGGCGATTATGTGCCCCGCAACATGCAGTGCCTCGCCGACGAGGGCCGCCACGTCTCGATCGCGGTGCAGGGCGGGCTACAGGCAACCATCCCGATCTTCGAGATCATGCGGCGTCGGCTGACGCTCACCGGCTCGACGCTCCGCCCACGCCCGGTCGAGTTCAAGGCGCTCGTCGCCGACGAACTTCACCGCACCGTCTGGCCGCTGGTCGCCGCCGGGCAGCTCAAGCCGGTGATCGACACCATATTCCCCCTCGCCGAAGCCGCCGAGGCGCACCGCCGCATGGAAGCCGGCGACCATGTCGGCAAGATCGTGTTGGTCGTCGGCGAGTGA
- a CDS encoding UDP-2,3-diacylglucosamine diphosphatase, producing MTTITRLTFGAAGIADFHASHPAIPEKPVLERRRYRTIWISDIHLGTRGCNAELLIDFLDHVDSECMYLVGDIVDGWALKKRFYWPVSHNDIVWRVLKRARRGTRIVYIPGNHDEMFRQFAGLDFGGVEIRRQAVHETADGRRLLVLHGDEFDAITLSHRWLAYLGDAAYETSMVLSRWVNAVRRMLGLPFWSLSKYAKHKVKNAVAFISRFEEIVAHEAGSRGVDGVIAGHIHTAEMRMIDGVEYYNDGDWVEGCTALVEHFDGRMEILHWAEEMAARDREKTPAMERQAA from the coding sequence ATGACCACGATCACCAGGCTGACGTTCGGCGCGGCGGGCATCGCCGATTTTCACGCATCGCATCCGGCAATTCCCGAAAAGCCGGTGCTCGAGCGGCGGCGCTACCGCACGATCTGGATCAGCGATATCCACCTCGGCACGCGCGGCTGCAACGCCGAACTGCTCATCGACTTTCTCGATCATGTCGATAGCGAGTGCATGTATCTGGTCGGCGACATCGTCGATGGCTGGGCGCTCAAGAAACGCTTCTACTGGCCGGTCTCGCACAACGACATCGTCTGGCGCGTGCTCAAGCGGGCCAGGCGCGGCACCCGGATCGTCTACATCCCCGGCAATCATGACGAGATGTTCCGCCAGTTCGCGGGCCTCGATTTCGGCGGGGTCGAGATCCGCCGCCAGGCGGTGCACGAAACCGCCGATGGCCGCCGCCTGCTCGTCCTTCATGGCGACGAGTTCGATGCGATCACGCTGTCGCACCGCTGGCTCGCCTATCTGGGCGATGCCGCCTATGAGACCAGCATGGTGCTCAGCCGCTGGGTGAACGCCGTCCGCCGGATGCTGGGTCTGCCCTTTTGGTCGCTCAGCAAATACGCCAAGCACAAGGTCAAGAACGCCGTCGCCTTTATCTCCCGGTTCGAGGAGATCGTCGCGCATGAGGCCGGATCGCGCGGTGTCGATGGCGTCATCGCCGGGCATATCCACACCGCCGAAATGAGGATGATCGACGGCGTCGAATACTATAACGACGGCGACTGGGTCGAAGGATGCACCGCCCTGGTCGAGCATTTCGACGGTCGAATGGAGATTTTGCACTGGGCGGAGGAGATGGCAGCGCGGGATCGGGAGAAGACGCCGGCTATGGAGCGGCAGGCGGCCTGA
- a CDS encoding dienelactone hydrolase family protein, with amino-acid sequence MCDEHTEADNAAFLKGALSRRAFGAATAAAGAMIVLPRAANAMAVKGRDVTIKTAAGTCDAYFVAPASGKHPAVLVWPDIFGLRPAFRQMADRLAESGYAVLTVNPFYRSLTAPALAASGDRDAIFGKAAEARKLLTPEAVIVDATSFIAFIDKQPEVDRKRGIGTTGYCMGGPLVMQTCAAVPGRVRAGGTFHGGGLAADPFLALVPKMQASFLIAVAQNDDAKAPGDKDKVRAALAAANRPAEIEVYPAQHGWCPPDSPVYDQAQAEKAWGRLLALLGKALA; translated from the coding sequence ATGTGCGACGAACATACCGAAGCCGATAACGCCGCCTTTCTGAAAGGCGCGCTCTCGCGCCGCGCGTTCGGCGCCGCGACCGCCGCCGCCGGCGCGATGATCGTCCTGCCGCGCGCCGCCAACGCGATGGCGGTCAAGGGCCGCGACGTGACGATCAAGACTGCCGCCGGCACCTGCGACGCCTATTTCGTCGCGCCCGCCAGCGGCAAGCATCCGGCGGTGCTGGTCTGGCCCGATATCTTCGGCCTGCGTCCCGCCTTCCGTCAGATGGCCGACCGGCTGGCGGAATCGGGTTATGCGGTGCTGACGGTCAATCCCTTCTACCGCTCGCTGACCGCACCGGCGCTGGCGGCGAGCGGCGACCGCGACGCGATCTTCGGCAAGGCCGCCGAGGCCCGCAAGTTGCTGACGCCGGAAGCGGTGATCGTCGATGCGACCAGTTTCATCGCCTTCATCGACAAGCAGCCCGAAGTCGATCGGAAGCGCGGCATCGGCACCACCGGCTATTGCATGGGCGGCCCGCTGGTGATGCAGACCTGCGCCGCCGTCCCCGGACGCGTCCGCGCCGGCGGTACCTTCCATGGCGGCGGGCTTGCTGCCGATCCGTTCCTCGCGCTCGTGCCCAAGATGCAGGCCAGTTTCCTCATCGCCGTCGCCCAGAACGACGATGCCAAGGCGCCGGGCGACAAGGACAAGGTCCGCGCCGCGCTCGCTGCAGCCAATCGCCCGGCCGAGATAGAAGTCTATCCCGCGCAGCATGGCTGGTGCCCGCCCGATAGCCCGGTCTACGATCAGGCCCAGGCCGAAAAAGCATGGGGACGGTTGCTGGCGCTGCTCGGCAAGGCGCTTGCCTGA
- a CDS encoding GIY-YIG nuclease family protein, translating to MGGYIYMMSDRYRGGIYTGVTAQLAGRIEQHKTGKGSRFVARYEFTRLVYIEVFEDISDAIVREKRLKKWRRAWKIELIEAMNPEWRDLSAEIHE from the coding sequence ATGGGCGGCTACATCTACATGATGTCGGATCGCTACCGCGGCGGCATCTACACGGGAGTGACCGCGCAACTCGCCGGGCGAATCGAGCAGCATAAAACCGGCAAAGGTTCGAGATTCGTCGCCCGATATGAATTCACCCGTCTCGTCTACATTGAGGTCTTCGAGGACATCTCCGATGCCATCGTCCGCGAGAAGCGCCTCAAGAAATGGAGGCGCGCGTGGAAGATCGAGCTGATAGAAGCGATGAATCCTGAATGGCGTGATTTGTCCGCCGAAATTCACGAGTAA
- a CDS encoding DUF1289 domain-containing protein: protein MGEEVIEYLPVIETPCVDICVMDGETGWCLGCGRTIDEIAMWGETSPEARAAVMAELPARMAQLAEPFDPRADR from the coding sequence ATGGGCGAAGAAGTGATCGAATATCTGCCCGTGATCGAAACCCCGTGCGTCGATATCTGCGTGATGGACGGCGAGACCGGCTGGTGCCTAGGCTGCGGCCGCACGATCGACGAGATCGCGATGTGGGGCGAAACCAGCCCCGAGGCCCGCGCGGCGGTGATGGCCGAACTACCGGCGCGAATGGCTCAACTCGCCGAACCCTTCGATCCCCGCGCCGACAGATAA
- a CDS encoding DUF1013 domain-containing protein, with amino-acid sequence MPHATASWLVDNTALSFEQIAEFCGLHILEVQAIADDTATAKVMGRDPVRAHELTMEEIEKGQADPDYSLKMLKGPEQVRRTKGPRYTPVSKRQDKPDGIAWILRNHPEISDGAIGKLIGTTRTTITAIRDRSHWNIANIVPKDPVTLGLTTQRELDALVAKAAKAAGIEAPVDNRLEGDREALIEQLRAERVAAAAAADAIENGEPAAPVEHTAESLFKS; translated from the coding sequence ATGCCCCATGCGACCGCCAGCTGGCTGGTCGACAACACCGCGCTCTCGTTCGAGCAGATCGCCGAGTTCTGCGGCCTGCACATCCTCGAGGTGCAGGCGATCGCCGACGATACCGCCACCGCCAAGGTGATGGGCCGCGATCCCGTCCGCGCGCATGAGCTGACGATGGAAGAGATCGAGAAGGGCCAGGCCGATCCCGATTATTCGCTCAAGATGCTCAAGGGCCCCGAGCAGGTCCGCCGTACCAAGGGCCCGCGCTACACGCCGGTCTCGAAGCGCCAGGACAAGCCCGACGGCATCGCCTGGATTCTGCGCAACCACCCCGAAATCTCGGACGGCGCGATCGGCAAGCTGATCGGCACCACCCGCACGACGATCACCGCGATCCGTGACCGCAGCCATTGGAACATCGCCAATATCGTGCCCAAGGACCCGGTCACGCTCGGCCTCACCACCCAGCGCGAGCTCGACGCCCTCGTCGCCAAGGCCGCCAAGGCTGCCGGCATCGAGGCCCCGGTCGACAACCGCCTCGAGGGCGACCGCGAGGCGCTGATCGAGCAGCTCCGCGCCGAGCGCGTTGCCGCCGCGGCCGCTGCCGACGCGATCGAGAATGGCGAGCCCGCCGCCCCGGTCGAGCACACCGCCGAAAGCCTGTTCAAGAGCTAA
- a CDS encoding thioredoxin family protein: MIRAAAALLALALPGAALAQVAPPRLSVRTLAQLPQPLAAPYDAEADANADIAGATARARKSGKRLLIDFGANWCIDCRVFASVTELPEMRPWIARHFELVSVDVGRFNRNMDIAARYGISLDAVPALFVIDPHSGKLLNRAEVLGLGEAALLTPPQMAAWLGKWAKK, encoded by the coding sequence ATGATCCGCGCGGCAGCCGCGCTGCTGGCGTTGGCATTGCCCGGCGCCGCGCTGGCACAGGTCGCGCCGCCAAGGCTCTCGGTACGGACGCTGGCGCAACTGCCGCAACCGCTGGCCGCGCCCTATGATGCCGAGGCCGATGCGAATGCGGACATCGCCGGCGCGACGGCGCGGGCCCGCAAGTCCGGCAAGCGGCTACTCATCGATTTCGGCGCCAATTGGTGCATCGATTGCCGCGTCTTCGCCAGCGTCACCGAGTTGCCCGAGATGCGGCCGTGGATCGCGCGGCATTTCGAGCTGGTCTCGGTCGATGTCGGCCGCTTCAACCGCAATATGGATATCGCCGCGCGCTACGGCATCTCGCTCGATGCGGTGCCGGCGCTGTTCGTGATCGACCCGCACAGTGGAAAGCTGCTCAACCGTGCCGAGGTGCTCGGGCTGGGCGAGGCGGCCTTGCTGACGCCGCCGCAAATGGCCGCGTGGCTGGGAAAATGGGCGAAGAAGTGA
- a CDS encoding glutathione S-transferase family protein yields the protein MTALTLHEYAASGNCYKIRLTAAHAGIKLDRREYDIMAGATRTAEFLGQVNANGRIPVLQVGPDFLPESNAAAFYIADGTPLIPSDRFERADLLRWLFWEQYNHEPNIATVRFWKGWIGFDNLNEVQRANLASKQAGGEAALALMDEHLQRRDWFVIDRLTLADIVLYAYTHVAEEGGFSLQPYPNVRAWLDRVAAHPCHIPITA from the coding sequence GTGACCGCTCTCACGCTTCACGAATATGCCGCCTCGGGGAATTGCTACAAGATCCGGCTGACGGCGGCGCATGCCGGGATCAAGCTCGATCGGCGCGAATATGACATCATGGCCGGCGCGACGCGCACCGCGGAGTTCCTCGGCCAGGTCAACGCCAATGGCCGCATCCCGGTGTTGCAGGTCGGTCCCGATTTCCTGCCGGAAAGCAATGCCGCGGCCTTCTATATCGCCGACGGCACGCCGCTGATCCCGTCCGACCGCTTCGAGCGTGCCGATCTCCTGCGCTGGCTGTTCTGGGAGCAGTATAACCACGAGCCCAATATCGCGACGGTGCGCTTCTGGAAGGGCTGGATCGGCTTCGACAATCTCAACGAGGTCCAGCGCGCCAATCTCGCGTCCAAGCAGGCAGGCGGCGAGGCCGCGCTGGCGCTGATGGACGAGCATCTCCAGCGTCGCGACTGGTTCGTGATCGATCGGCTGACCCTCGCCGATATCGTGCTCTACGCCTATACCCATGTCGCCGAAGAGGGTGGTTTCAGCCTCCAGCCTTATCCCAATGTCCGCGCCTGGCTGGATCGCGTCGCCGCGCATCCCTGTCACATTCCTATAACCGCATGA
- a CDS encoding glutathione S-transferase family protein — protein MAADLVFYTNPQSRGRIARWMLEEIGAAYETVVLGYTDTMKRAEYLAVNPMGKVPAIVHKGKVVTEGAAICAYLADAFPDAGLAPTDAERADYYRWLFFAAGPVEQAVTNNHAKFIPTPEQGRMFGYGNYNQTVDVLEQAVRAHDYIAGDRFTAADVYVGSAIGWGMIFGTLPRRDAFTAYWDRLTVRDAYKRANELDDAVVVPTPA, from the coding sequence ATGGCCGCCGATCTGGTCTTCTACACGAATCCGCAATCGCGTGGCCGCATCGCCCGCTGGATGCTCGAAGAGATCGGTGCGGCTTACGAGACGGTGGTGCTGGGCTATACCGACACCATGAAGCGGGCCGAATATCTCGCCGTCAATCCGATGGGGAAGGTTCCGGCGATCGTCCACAAGGGCAAGGTGGTGACCGAGGGGGCGGCGATCTGCGCCTATCTTGCCGATGCGTTTCCCGATGCCGGCCTCGCACCAACGGACGCCGAGCGCGCCGATTATTACCGCTGGCTGTTCTTCGCGGCCGGGCCGGTCGAGCAGGCGGTGACCAACAACCACGCCAAATTCATCCCCACGCCCGAGCAGGGCCGGATGTTCGGCTACGGAAACTATAACCAGACCGTCGATGTGCTGGAGCAGGCGGTACGGGCACACGACTATATCGCCGGCGACCGCTTCACTGCCGCCGACGTCTATGTCGGCTCGGCGATCGGCTGGGGCATGATATTCGGAACGCTGCCCAGGCGGGATGCCTTCACTGCATACTGGGATCGCCTGACCGTGCGCGATGCGTATAAGCGTGCGAACGAGCTGGACGACGCCGTCGTGGTGCCGACGCCGGCCTGA
- a CDS encoding glycosyltransferase family 1 protein, whose protein sequence is MRIAIVTDAWDPQVNGVVRTIQAVRKELEKHGHIVKVISPDLFRSLPCPTYPEIRLALTRVATVGQMLEDFEPEAIHLATEGPLCIAARRWCMRNGLPFTTAYHTQFPDYVSARTRLPAEWFWNYIRWFHAPAQAILAATPSIRRSLEEHGLHKLKPWGRGVDLSNFHAGVEPDPAMRELSGPIQLYVGRVAVEKNLEAFLQTGHPGTKVIVGDGPARASLEARYPDAMFRGAMFGPALAAAYAAADVFVFPSRTDTFGLVMIEALACGTPIAGYPVTGPIDIVTPETGALSEDLETAIAEALTRDRAACAAYGRTFTWEASAAQFFAGLCPLISRRAA, encoded by the coding sequence GTGCGTATCGCGATCGTCACCGATGCCTGGGATCCGCAGGTCAACGGTGTGGTCCGCACGATCCAGGCGGTGCGCAAGGAGCTTGAGAAGCACGGCCATATCGTCAAGGTCATCTCGCCCGATCTGTTCCGCTCGCTGCCGTGTCCGACCTATCCCGAGATCCGCCTGGCGCTGACCCGGGTCGCTACCGTCGGCCAGATGCTGGAGGACTTTGAGCCCGAGGCGATCCATCTCGCCACCGAAGGGCCGCTGTGCATCGCCGCGCGGCGCTGGTGCATGCGGAACGGATTGCCGTTCACCACCGCCTATCACACCCAGTTTCCCGATTATGTCTCGGCGCGCACCCGGCTCCCGGCCGAATGGTTCTGGAATTATATCCGCTGGTTCCACGCCCCGGCGCAGGCGATCCTCGCGGCCACGCCCTCGATCCGCCGCTCGCTTGAGGAGCATGGCCTCCACAAGCTCAAGCCATGGGGCAGGGGCGTCGACTTGAGCAACTTCCATGCCGGCGTCGAACCCGATCCGGCGATGCGCGAACTGTCCGGTCCGATCCAGCTCTATGTCGGCAGGGTCGCGGTAGAGAAGAATCTCGAAGCCTTCCTGCAAACCGGTCATCCCGGTACCAAGGTCATTGTCGGCGACGGCCCGGCCCGCGCGTCGCTCGAAGCCAGATATCCCGATGCGATGTTCCGCGGCGCGATGTTCGGCCCGGCGCTCGCCGCCGCCTATGCCGCCGCCGACGTTTTCGTCTTTCCTAGCCGCACCGACACGTTCGGGCTGGTGATGATCGAGGCACTGGCCTGCGGCACGCCCATCGCCGGCTATCCGGTGACCGGGCCGATCGACATCGTCACGCCCGAGACCGGCGCACTTTCCGAAGACCTTGAGACCGCCATCGCCGAAGCCCTGACCAGGGACCGCGCCGCCTGCGCTGCCTATGGCCGCACCTTTACCTGGGAGGCCAGCGCGGCGCAGTTCTTCGCGGGATTGTGTCCGCTGATATCGCGACGCGCTGCCTGA
- a CDS encoding TIGR00645 family protein: protein MSGLKRIERVFENGLFASRWLLAPFYVGLIAAIGLLLIVFVREFFHAVPQIWVMSVEEAILNVLTLLDLALAANLILVVILAGYESFVSKIDTEGHEDRPAWMGTTTFSGLKLKLYASIVAISGIQLLKAFMGVGGEPVPKEELMWMTIIHFAFVVTAVLSALTDYLSARGSKGSAS from the coding sequence ATGAGCGGTTTGAAGCGAATCGAGCGTGTCTTTGAGAATGGGCTGTTCGCCTCGCGCTGGCTGCTCGCGCCCTTTTATGTCGGGTTGATCGCTGCGATCGGTTTGCTCCTGATCGTCTTCGTCCGCGAATTCTTCCACGCCGTGCCGCAGATCTGGGTGATGAGCGTCGAGGAGGCTATCCTCAACGTGCTTACCCTGCTCGATCTGGCGCTGGCCGCGAACCTGATCCTCGTCGTCATCCTCGCCGGTTACGAGAGCTTCGTATCCAAGATCGATACCGAGGGGCATGAGGATCGCCCGGCCTGGATGGGGACGACCACCTTCTCCGGACTGAAGCTGAAGCTCTACGCCTCGATCGTCGCCATCTCGGGCATCCAACTGCTCAAGGCGTTCATGGGCGTCGGCGGCGAACCGGTGCCCAAGGAGGAATTGATGTGGATGACGATCATCCACTTCGCCTTCGTGGTGACCGCGGTGCTGTCGGCGCTGACAGATTATCTGTCGGCGCGGGGATCGAAGGGTTCGGCGAGTTGA